A window of the Oscillospiraceae bacterium NTUH-002-81 genome harbors these coding sequences:
- a CDS encoding radical SAM protein → MGTLTHKAARAAFSTAIDQALKHIYKDREKGLLDIVDISEKFLGDTFGDQVYDNARKMIQDPDSKWMQYINRGLDEINPHVAKMTALNLGFEAAFHGTKTIRKMREIHQCNIPWLILMDPTSACNLHCTGCWAAEYGHKLNLSFEDLDSIITQGKELGVYFYMYTGGEPLVRKADIIRLCEKHNDCEFHAFTNGTLVDEDFCKEMQRVGNLSLSISLEGFEEVNDLRRGEGVFDRVMKAMDLLKKYGLIFGTSICYTSKNISTVTSDEFLDMIIEKGCRFTWYFHYMPVGNDASVDLLPTMEQRKYMYHRVREIRGATGGKQIFAMDFQNDGEFVGGCIAGGRNYFHINANGDVEPCVFIHYSSANIHDVTLLEALKQPLFMAYRDNQPFNGNHLRPCPMLENPELLQKMVEETGAKSTDLQSPESVEHLCGKCKNYAKEWEGPAAELWDSKEHKKPKYENYKKKISWEIL, encoded by the coding sequence ATGGGAACATTAACACATAAGGCTGCAAGAGCGGCATTTTCAACAGCGATTGATCAGGCATTAAAACATATTTATAAAGACAGAGAAAAAGGACTGCTGGATATCGTGGATATCTCGGAGAAGTTCCTGGGTGACACATTCGGAGATCAGGTATATGACAATGCCAGAAAGATGATCCAGGATCCGGACAGCAAATGGATGCAGTACATCAACAGAGGTCTGGACGAGATCAATCCCCACGTGGCAAAGATGACCGCCCTGAACTTAGGCTTCGAGGCTGCTTTCCATGGCACCAAGACCATCCGGAAAATGCGTGAGATCCACCAGTGCAACATTCCGTGGCTGATCCTGATGGATCCCACCAGCGCCTGCAATCTGCACTGCACCGGCTGCTGGGCAGCAGAGTACGGCCACAAGCTGAACTTAAGCTTTGAGGATCTGGACAGCATCATCACCCAGGGCAAGGAGCTGGGCGTTTACTTCTACATGTATACCGGCGGCGAGCCGCTGGTGCGCAAAGCAGACATCATCCGTCTGTGCGAGAAACACAACGACTGCGAGTTCCATGCATTTACCAACGGCACACTGGTAGACGAGGATTTCTGTAAGGAAATGCAGCGGGTAGGCAACCTGTCCCTGTCCATCAGCCTGGAGGGCTTTGAGGAAGTCAATGATTTGCGCCGTGGCGAGGGCGTGTTTGACCGTGTCATGAAGGCCATGGATCTGCTGAAAAAATACGGCCTGATCTTCGGTACATCCATCTGCTATACAAGTAAAAATATTTCCACCGTTACTTCCGATGAGTTCCTGGATATGATCATCGAGAAGGGCTGCCGGTTCACCTGGTATTTCCACTACATGCCGGTAGGAAATGACGCATCCGTAGATCTGCTGCCTACCATGGAGCAGAGAAAATATATGTACCATCGGGTACGGGAGATCAGAGGCGCCACAGGCGGCAAGCAGATCTTTGCCATGGACTTCCAGAACGATGGTGAGTTCGTGGGCGGTTGTATCGCAGGCGGCAGAAACTATTTCCATATCAACGCCAACGGCGATGTGGAGCCCTGTGTATTCATCCATTATTCCAGCGCCAACATCCACGATGTGACACTGCTGGAAGCACTGAAGCAGCCGCTGTTCATGGCATACCGGGATAACCAGCCCTTCAATGGCAACCACTTAAGACCGTGCCCGATGCTGGAGAATCCGGAGCTTCTGCAGAAGATGGTGGAGGAGACCGGAGCCAAGTCCACAGACCTGCAGTCCCCGGAGAGCGTGGAGCATCTGTGCGGAAAATGTAAAAACTATGCGAAGGAATGGGAAGGCCCGGCCGCAGAGCTGTGGGATTCCAAGGAGCATAAGAAGCCGAAATACGAGAATTACAAGAAAAAAATAAGCTGGGAAATTCTGTAA
- a CDS encoding manganese efflux pump gives MNLAEILIISIGLSFDIFAVTVCVGATLQKIEKKKLVCMGLIFCIWQLIAVGLGFLVARFPVMQTRTSEMQNMWDAFSVIIFLALGVYMFAKGWRKKDFLERRGQISYQKAWAAAMMTSLDAFFAGIGFGFLGTEILAVGLILELVTLIFALAGTFVGYRLGYEQRTKAYAIGGIILIIAGIDVIIRYLIQ, from the coding sequence ATGAATCTGGCCGAGATACTGATCATTTCGATAGGTCTTTCGTTTGACATCTTCGCGGTAACTGTCTGTGTCGGTGCTACGCTGCAGAAAATAGAGAAAAAGAAACTGGTCTGTATGGGCCTGATTTTCTGTATCTGGCAGCTGATCGCTGTGGGGCTTGGATTTCTGGTCGCCAGATTCCCGGTGATGCAGACCCGGACGTCGGAGATGCAGAACATGTGGGATGCGTTTTCGGTGATTATTTTTCTTGCGTTAGGGGTATATATGTTTGCGAAGGGCTGGCGGAAGAAAGACTTCCTGGAGCGGCGCGGACAGATCAGCTATCAGAAAGCCTGGGCAGCCGCCATGATGACCAGTCTGGATGCATTTTTCGCAGGCATCGGGTTTGGTTTTCTGGGTACAGAGATCCTGGCCGTGGGGCTGATCCTGGAACTGGTCACCCTGATCTTTGCGCTGGCGGGGACATTCGTGGGATACCGACTGGGTTATGAGCAGCGGACGAAGGCCTACGCCATTGGCGGAATCATACTGATTATTGCAGGTATTGATGTCATCATCCGATACCTGATACAATAG
- a CDS encoding aldehyde dehydrogenase family protein — protein MGTELAQSIKKTENGQPEAATEGRTGTRQTGTGATGWKTEVKAELKAHRGRLIVCALIGILLLAFLISHKNVFEEPWGTNINLAADYGTIPLQEGHELSQSFQSEGQHLDQLFLWIEGAASADGTLLVRLDDENGTLVTQSVAMADYAEDVAKVWVPMDQDLKKGKSYTVTLNYERTAANGGSHVQADAASAGDPGEAQGVIYFRSSSSGSAALEMPAVGDGGTLEDGITVVFDYERMNIRAFARAIFLVLVLVGLLAVPASFIQGILRKIGVGGHGACGTLTEPFLVEENRQKLSMLASAAVLFLGPVFTYWLVEYAGGNWENVSKSYGFYNIIWYFLFYAAIYVVTDRAAWAAAIVNLVFLALAAANYFVLQFRGKPVLPWELKAAKTAATVAGGYDLQWTQQLLTGVLAAAVFIVLAFRLCSSAHRRQLSATTGQAFRFRIFKDALLVLIGFGFVMIFYESGFQARRGIGTDQWDISGNYANQGFLLSSMSYLGLKNVQAPDGYSQKSVQRIRDSIDQSTASMDGTSTVKTVPQNIIMIMNESLTDYSVFNNFAPSEDVLTFIHSLQENTIKGYLQTPVFGGGTCNTEYESLTGNSLTFLPGGVMPYQMYVTPDTGSARSNGGSGMQENIEQLLKKQRDFFNTGKTRDIRFRKAALLRLRQAIRRREQEISRALQADLGKAPFESYMTEVGLTLSELTYVLRHLDGWTREKKVPTPLAQFHGKSFTVPEPYGVVLVMAPWNYPFLLTMEPLIGALAAGNCCVLKPSEDAPRTSAVIASLLEEIYPKSYVTVVEGDRKISAALLEQRFDYIFFTGSVSVGKLVMEQAAKHLTPVTLELGGKSPCIVDETADLSLAARRIVFGKFLNSGQTCVAPDYVLVQRSVQEKFMQELCRQTKRQLGREPLANPHYPRMVNERHYDRVMHLLAGELAVIGGYGRRQTLQIAPTVLRDVSPEAPVMQEEIFGPVLPVLAFDRLEEALRFVKEREKPLALYLFTADRKTEAKILRQVPFGGGCVNDTVIHLATSAMGFGGVGNSGMGSYHGRDSFETFSHRKSIVDKSTWMDLPVRYQPYRWWKQALLRLFLR, from the coding sequence ATGGGTACAGAGCTGGCGCAGAGCATCAAGAAAACGGAAAATGGGCAGCCAGAAGCAGCAACAGAAGGAAGAACAGGAACCAGGCAGACGGGTACAGGAGCCACCGGATGGAAAACAGAGGTAAAAGCAGAACTGAAAGCCCACAGGGGACGTCTGATCGTCTGTGCACTGATCGGCATTTTGCTGCTGGCGTTTCTGATCAGCCACAAAAATGTTTTTGAGGAGCCCTGGGGAACGAATATCAATCTGGCGGCTGATTACGGGACGATCCCGCTGCAGGAGGGCCATGAGCTGTCTCAGAGCTTTCAGTCAGAGGGGCAGCATCTGGATCAGCTGTTTCTCTGGATCGAAGGGGCGGCGTCTGCCGACGGCACGCTGCTGGTGCGGCTGGATGATGAGAATGGTACGCTGGTGACCCAGTCTGTGGCCATGGCGGATTATGCCGAGGATGTGGCCAAGGTATGGGTGCCCATGGATCAGGATCTGAAAAAGGGCAAATCTTACACAGTTACGCTGAACTACGAACGCACGGCGGCCAACGGCGGAAGCCATGTGCAGGCAGATGCGGCGTCTGCTGGTGATCCGGGTGAGGCACAGGGCGTGATTTATTTCCGCAGCAGCAGCAGCGGCAGCGCGGCGCTGGAGATGCCTGCGGTGGGAGATGGCGGCACGCTGGAAGACGGCATCACCGTGGTTTTTGACTATGAGCGGATGAACATCCGCGCCTTTGCCCGGGCCATTTTCCTGGTGCTGGTTCTGGTGGGACTGCTTGCAGTGCCTGCCTCCTTTATTCAGGGAATCTTGCGGAAGATCGGCGTCGGCGGTCATGGCGCCTGTGGAACTCTGACAGAGCCGTTTCTTGTGGAGGAAAACCGGCAGAAGCTGTCCATGCTGGCGTCGGCGGCAGTTTTATTTCTGGGGCCGGTATTTACCTACTGGCTGGTGGAATACGCCGGCGGCAACTGGGAAAATGTCAGCAAAAGCTATGGTTTTTACAATATCATCTGGTATTTTCTGTTTTATGCGGCCATTTATGTGGTGACAGACCGGGCGGCCTGGGCGGCAGCCATTGTGAACCTGGTGTTTCTGGCGTTGGCGGCTGCGAATTATTTTGTGCTCCAGTTCCGGGGCAAGCCGGTGCTTCCCTGGGAACTGAAAGCAGCGAAGACAGCGGCAACCGTGGCCGGTGGGTATGATCTGCAGTGGACACAGCAGCTTCTGACGGGAGTGCTGGCGGCAGCGGTGTTTATTGTTCTGGCATTCCGGCTTTGCAGCAGTGCGCATCGACGCCAGCTATCTGCGACGACAGGACAGGCCTTTCGTTTTCGTATTTTCAAGGATGCCCTGCTGGTGCTGATTGGGTTTGGCTTTGTCATGATTTTTTATGAAAGCGGTTTTCAGGCGCGGCGTGGCATCGGCACCGATCAGTGGGACATCAGCGGAAATTATGCCAATCAGGGATTCCTGCTGAGCAGCATGTCCTATCTGGGGCTGAAAAATGTGCAGGCCCCGGACGGCTATTCGCAGAAATCGGTGCAGCGCATCCGGGATTCCATTGACCAGAGTACGGCGTCCATGGACGGGACTTCTACAGTGAAGACGGTGCCGCAGAATATCATCATGATCATGAATGAGAGCCTGACGGACTACAGTGTGTTTAACAACTTTGCACCCAGCGAGGATGTTTTGACCTTTATTCACAGCCTGCAGGAAAATACCATCAAGGGCTATCTGCAGACACCGGTGTTTGGCGGCGGCACCTGCAACACGGAATATGAGTCGCTGACCGGCAATTCCCTGACATTTTTGCCCGGCGGCGTCATGCCCTATCAGATGTATGTGACGCCGGATACCGGTTCTGCGCGGAGTAATGGAGGAAGCGGAATGCAGGAAAATATAGAACAGTTACTGAAAAAACAGCGCGATTTTTTCAACACAGGCAAGACACGGGATATCCGCTTTCGAAAGGCGGCGCTTCTTCGCCTGCGGCAGGCCATCCGTCGGCGGGAACAGGAGATCAGCCGGGCGCTGCAGGCGGATCTGGGAAAAGCGCCTTTTGAATCCTACATGACTGAGGTGGGGCTGACGTTAAGTGAGCTGACCTATGTGCTGCGGCATCTGGATGGCTGGACGAGGGAGAAAAAGGTCCCCACACCGCTGGCCCAGTTTCACGGGAAAAGCTTCACCGTGCCGGAGCCGTACGGCGTGGTGCTGGTGATGGCACCCTGGAATTATCCGTTTCTGCTGACGATGGAGCCCCTCATCGGTGCTCTGGCGGCAGGCAACTGCTGTGTGCTTAAACCTTCGGAGGATGCGCCCCGGACGTCGGCGGTCATCGCTTCTCTGCTGGAGGAGATTTATCCGAAAAGCTATGTAACTGTGGTGGAAGGTGACCGGAAGATCAGTGCAGCTCTGCTGGAACAGCGGTTTGACTATATTTTCTTCACTGGCAGTGTATCGGTGGGAAAGCTGGTGATGGAGCAGGCGGCAAAACATCTGACGCCGGTGACGCTGGAGCTGGGCGGCAAGAGCCCCTGTATCGTGGATGAGACGGCGGATCTGTCCCTGGCGGCCAGACGAATTGTTTTCGGCAAATTTTTAAACAGTGGGCAGACGTGCGTGGCGCCGGATTATGTGCTGGTACAGCGCTCCGTGCAGGAGAAGTTTATGCAGGAGCTGTGCCGCCAGACAAAACGGCAGCTGGGACGGGAACCGCTGGCAAATCCCCATTATCCCCGGATGGTCAATGAGCGGCACTATGATCGGGTGATGCATCTGCTGGCCGGGGAGCTGGCGGTCATCGGCGGCTATGGCAGACGGCAGACGCTGCAGATCGCGCCCACCGTTTTGCGGGATGTCTCTCCCGAAGCGCCTGTGATGCAGGAGGAGATCTTTGGTCCGGTGCTTCCGGTGCTGGCTTTTGACCGGCTGGAGGAAGCCCTCCGTTTTGTAAAAGAACGGGAAAAACCGCTGGCGCTCTATCTGTTCACTGCAGATCGGAAGACCGAGGCCAAGATTTTGCGGCAGGTTCCCTTTGGCGGCGGCTGTGTCAACGACACCGTGATCCATCTGGCAACCTCAGCCATGGGCTTCGGCGGCGTGGGAAACAGCGGCATGGGAAGCTACCACGGTAGGGATTCTTTCGAGACGTTCAGTCACCGGAAGAGCATCGTGGACAAATCCACCTGGATGGATCTGCCCGTGCGGTATCAGCCTTACCGATGGTGGAAGCAGGCGCTGTTACGGTTATTTTTACGATAA